A stretch of DNA from Halorubrum sp. BOL3-1:
CCCGGCCCGTGTCCTGTCGCGAGTAACCGCGAGCGACAGGACTCGAAAGAGGGAGGGGTTCGAATAAGGGAACGCTCGCTTCGCTCGCGTGGATCCCTCCCGGTCCGTACTCCTCGCTCGTCGAGTCCGCGATCCGCGGGACGGTCGACCGCGTCATGTCGCGGTCACTCCGTCTCGCTGACCCACTCTAACACCGTCCGCCGGCAGTCGAGCAGCGCACCGAGGTGATCGGTCTCGACGGTCTCCAGCGTCCCGCCGCGCTCCCGAACGAGCGACCGAACGGGCGGAAGCGGCGTGTTCTCGTCGCCCGTGCCGTGCCAGGCGCGGACGGAAACGTCGGACGGGGGATCGAACGACGCGCTCGCGAACGACCGGTTCTCGCGTTCGACCGCACGCGCACCGCGGTCGAGCGCCTCGTGAAAGTCGGTCGCGACCGCGTCGGCGACCGCGTCGGACACCGATCGGTCCGTGTACTGCGAGACGACCGCGCTCGGGCCGGAAAACGACGCGAACACCTTCGATATCCGGAACATCGCGCGCAGCGCGAACGGGACCGACGCGAGCGTCGCGAGAGCGTTCTCCGCCGGGAGGACGACGGTGCTGACCAAACCGACTCGGGTCACCCGGTCGTCGGTCGCGGCCGCGAGGGCGAACGGACCGCCGCCGGAGAAGCCGACCGCGCCGGCCCGGTCGATCGACTCCGCGTCGAGGAGTTCGACGGCGTCTTTCCCCCAGTCCTCCCAGAACCACTCGCTCGGCGGGGGCGACGAGCGACCGTATCCCGGCCGGTCGGGAACGAGGAGTCGGACGCCGACCTCGGTCGCGGGCGCCGACAACAGCGCCCCGAACAGCCGCGACCCAGGCGTACCGTGGTGGACGACGACCGGGAACCCGTCCGGGTCGCCGCCAGTCGCGTACGAGAGGGTGCGTCCGTCGGGGAGGGTACACGCGTCCGTCCGAAGTTCCGTGGGGCAAGACGTCATGGCGGGACCTACGCGGCGTTTCTCGGAGGAACGGAAAACGGATTACGGTCTCGCGGCCGCTCGATGAGCGTGCCGCTTCGCGGTCGAGTTCGTCGATGAAAATCGCGTGTCGTCGAGGCCCGAGTGGGGCGCGACGTTCGGTTGGAGGCGGTACTGCGGTCGAAACGGGCTTGGGGGCGAGTGTGTGCCCTACGCGGAGCTTACGCCTCGCGGGTCGCGTACGCTCTCCGCTCGGCAACGAGGTTCTTTCAGAACCTCGCTTACATCGCGCCGCCCATGCCGCCCATGCCGCCCATGCCGCCGCCCATTCCGCCGGGCGCGCCGCCGGGGCCGCCCTCGTCGCCGCCGTCGTCGGTGCCGCCGCCCTTGAGGTCACCGGCCGCGATGACGTCGTCGATGCGGAGGATCATGACGGCCGCCTCGGTGGCGGACTCGATGGCCTGGGTCTTGACGCGGAGCGGCTCCACGACGCCCTCGGCCTCCATGTCGATCACGTCGCCCGTGTAGGCGTCGAGACCGGCGCCGAACTCGCCGCCGTCGTGGCGGGAGCGGAGGTCGACCAGCGAGTCGATGGGGTCGAGACCCGCGTTCTCCGCGAGGGTGCGCGGGACGACTTCCAGCGCGTCCGCGAACGCCTCAACGGCGAGCTGCTCGCGACCGCCGACGGAGTCAGCGAAGTCGCGGAGCTGCAGCGCCAGCTCGGCCTCGGGCGCGCCGCCGCCGGGCAGCACCTGCCCGTCGAGCAGCGTCGTGCGGACGACGCCGAGCGAGTCCTCGATGGCGCGCTCGACCTCGTCGACGACGTGTTCGGTGCCGCCGCGGATGATCAGGGTGACGGACTTCGCCTCTTCGACGTCCTCGACGAAGATGCGCTCGTCGCCGCCGATGTCCTTCTGGGCGACGGAGCCGGCGAAGCCGAGGTCGTCCGCCTCGATGTCGTCGAGGTTGGAGACGACGCGGCCGCCGGTCGCGCGGGCGAGGCGCTGGAGGTCGTCGGACTTCGCGCGGCGGACGGCGAGGATACCCTCCTGCGCGAGGTAATGCTGGGCCATGTCGTCGATGCCGTCACCGACGAAGACGACGTCGGTGCCGATGTCGACGAGGTGGTCGACCATCTCGCGGAGCTGCTCCTCTTCCTGGTCGAGGAACTGCTGGAGCTGGTCGGGGTCGGTGACGTTGACCTCGGCGTCAATCTCCGTCTCCTTCACCTCGACGGCGCCGTCGAACAGCGCGACGTTCGCGTCCTCGACCGCGAAGGGCATGTTCTCGTCGACGCGCTCCTTGTCGACGATGACGCCCTCGACGAGCTCGGACTCGTCGATGGAGCTGCCGACGACCTTCTCGACGGAGACGTTCTCCGTGTCGATGCCGTTGTCGTCCTGGACCGCGAGGACGGAGTCGACGACGAGCTCGGCGAGCAGGTCCTTGGAGTTCTCCGCGCCCTTGCCCGTCATCGCCGTCTCGGCGATCTCGACGAGCGTGTCGCGGTCGTCCGGGGAGACCTCGATGGCCTCCTCTTCGAGGATCTCCTTGGCCTTCTCGGAGGCCTGTCGGTACCCCTGCGCGAGGGTCGTCGCGTGGATGTCCTGGTCGAGGAGCTCCTCGGCCTGGTCGAGGAGTTCACCGGCGACCACGACCGCGGAGGTGGTGCCGTCACCGACTTCCTCCTCCTGCGTCTCGGCGACCTCGACGATCATGTTGGCCGCCGGGTGGTCGATGTCCATCTCCTTCAGGATGGTGACGCCGTCGTTCGTGACGACGACGGACCCGCCGGAGTCGACGAGCATCTTGTCCATCCCTTTCGGGCCGAGCGTGGTGCGGACTGACTCCGCGACCGCCTTGCCGGCCGTGATGTTCATGTTCTGAGCGTCCTTTCCGGAGGTACGCTGCGACTCCTCGGAAAGTACGATCATGGGCTGATTGCCCATCTGCTGGCGCTGTGACATTACAACCATTGATTGATTGTGATTCTATATAAACCTATCGTTCAGTTCGTGCGAAACCGCAACACGGTGGGGGAGTACCGGCCAGTGTGAGGCACGTTCACACGCTCTTTTATATAGAACTCTGGACCGAGCGTTTGGGTGTGGGTTATTTATAGACAACCGCGTACGGCCGAGCGGCCGGGGCTTCGGTGGTGCCCGTATCGCTCACTAGTTTATTTTAATAGTCCAGTCGATGTGCCCGTATGGCAACCGACGGTCCCCCGAAACCAAGCGACTCTGCGAGATTGTTCGAAGGGCGAACAGTCCCTGTCATTCTCGGAATCGGACTTATGATTGCTGGCCTGTCGTCTCTCTTCGTGATTGCGCCCCAGCTTGCGTTCGGAGTCTTGCTCGTCCTCTCGGGGGGATTCTGTTTGAAACATATTTGTGACATCCGACCAGAAGTTGAAACACTCGGTTACGGGTCACGCAGAAGCCGATCGAGGAGAGATATCGACAGCCCAGAGACCGAGACCGTATCTCGCTTACTGGGGCGCGTTGAAGCTCACGTCGTCGTCGAGCTCGTTCGACATGCGCTCCAAGTACGAGTACACCGCGCCGTGCGGAGCCCCGTCCAACAGCATTCCGACCGCCCGCCGGACGACCTCCAGCTCCTCGGGCTGGCCGACCGCGCCCACCGTCGACCCGTAGACGACGACGTTCGCGCCCGACAGCTCCTCCATGAGTTCGCGCGTCCGCCCGTTCTCACCGATGATCCGGCCCTTCTTGCGCTGGAGGTCGTTGTCGTTACGGGTGTGCTCCGAGAGGTCGATCAGATCGAGCGTCCGGAGGTCGTGGTCGAGGATCGACAGCGCCGTCTCCGGCTTGAAGCCACGCCCGATCGCCTTGATCACGTCCGGCGCGACCATCGCGGCCACGGGGTCGTCGCGCTCCTCGATGGCGACGCTGCCCGACTCCGAGTCGATGTCGAGCCGCACGTTCGCCCGCTCTTCGATCTCCCGCATGGTCTCGCCGCCGCCGCCGATGACGACGCCGATCCGGTCCTGCGGAACCGTCACGTGTTGCATACCACGGAGTACCCGGCGGAGCCCTTTAAGCGTGTTCCGGTACGTTCGGGTGTGTCGACCCGTGACGAGGCGATTTCTGACGTGTGGCGGAGGAACCTCCGGTCGCGCGGTCACCGCCGCGCCGGCGACGAAACGGTGACAGGAGGTGACACACCGTCCCACCTTACTTGAACTCCGACGGTGAGAGCGGGATATGGAGATCCGCCGAGCGGAATCGGACGCGGACGTCGCTGGGCTGATCCGAGCGCACGGGCTGTCGTGGCGCGCGGCGTACGACGAGATTCTCCCGGACGCGGTGCTCGCGGAGATGACCGTCAAACCGACGCCCGAAGACGTCGCCGCGTGGAGGGAGAGACCGCGGGGCGACGACAGGGGGTTTTCGTCGCGGCCGACCGGACGGCAGAGACAGGGACAGAGGCAGCAGCAGAGGCAGACGCGGTCACCGGGTTCGTCGACGTGCGCTGGGGCGAAGAGACCACGAAGCCGTTCGTCGGTCGCGGGGAGGCCGGCGTGAAAGCGGTCTACGTTCGCCCGGACCGATGGGGCCGGGGGATCGGGACCGCGCCGCTGGAGCGCGGACTCGACGCGCTTCCCGACCGCGTCGACACGGTCCGGCTCGAAGCCCTCGCGGAGAACGACGTCGGAGCCGGCTTCTACGAGGCGCGGGGTTTCGAGCGGACCGACGCGATCGAGCGCGATATCGCCGGCGAACCGCGCGCGCTCGACGTGTGGACCAAGCGGGTTTAGTCGTCGTTTCGGTCCGACTCTCCACCCGACTCTCCCTCCGGCTCTCCGCTCGGTTCCGGATCCGGCTCGGTCACGTAGTCGCGGAGGTCGTCGGGGTCGACGTCGATCCCCTGTCGGGTGAAGAAGGCCGCCACGTTCTCGCAGTCGCGCGCTAAGAACTCCCCGGCGTTCGGGTGGTGGACCGTCACGGCCTGGCCGAGGTCGATGATCACCAGCTCGCCGTCGTGGATGATCATGTTGTACTCCGAGAGGTCGCCGTGGATCAGCCCCGCGCCGTAGAGGCGACGCATGTACTCGCGGACGACCTCGTAGGCGGTCTCCGGGTTCTCCACGTCGACCTCGTTCAGCCGCCGGGCGCGGTCGTCGGCGTGCCCGACCAGCTCCATCACGAGGACGTTGCGCTGGACCGCGATCGGTTCGGGAACCCGCACGCCCGCCTTGCGCGCCCGTTTGAGGTTCGCGAACTCCTTGCGGGTCCACGCCAGCACGACCGCCTTCTTGTCGCTCGCGATGCCCTCGAACCGCGGGTCGCCTTCGAGGTAGTCGCGCATCTGCCGGAAGTTCGAGGAGTTGATCCGGTACACCTTCACCGCGACCTCGCGCTCGGGCGTGACGCCTTCGGGGCCGCCGCGCGCCGCCTCCGACCCCGGTTCCGGCCGCTCGCCCGCCTGCCCGCCGAGCGCCTCGAAGACGCTCGCCTCCTTGCCCGTCGAGACCGGGCCACCGAAGGCGTCGACGTAGCCGTCCTGGACGAGCTTGTAGACGGCGGCGAGCGTCGCGTCGTCGAACACCGACTCCTGCAGCTTGAACTGCTCGGTGTCTTTGATCCGCTTGCGGAACTCGTCGAACTCGCGGTCTTGTCTCCGGGCGATCCGGTCGGCCTCGGTGTCGGAGACGTCGAGCTGCTCCCACTCGTCGCCGGGCTGGTCCGCGGGTTCGAGCAGGCCGAAGTCCTCACTCATTCGTCGCGTAGTTCGACGCCGCGAGGGATAAGCGAGGGGGTCGCGGTCGACCGCCGAGCGGGGCGCGCGACCCGCCTCACAGCACGTCGAGCGCGTCCTCGACGGGCATGTGGCCGTCGCGAACCGCCTCCAGGATCGTCCGCCGCTCTTCCGTCTCGGGGTCGACCGACCCCCCGTCGTCGCCGTCGGCCTCCTCCCCGACCTCGGAGAGCGTCACCTTCTCCGTCTCGCCGGCGAACTCGGGGAAGTCGGTCCCCTCGGCCAGCGCCGTCTCCTTCTTGACGCGGTACGACCCGGCGTCCGTGGTGTAGAGGTCACCGG
This window harbors:
- a CDS encoding KH domain-containing protein, which codes for MQHVTVPQDRIGVVIGGGGETMREIEERANVRLDIDSESGSVAIEERDDPVAAMVAPDVIKAIGRGFKPETALSILDHDLRTLDLIDLSEHTRNDNDLQRKKGRIIGENGRTRELMEELSGANVVVYGSTVGAVGQPEELEVVRRAVGMLLDGAPHGAVYSYLERMSNELDDDVSFNAPQ
- a CDS encoding N-acetyltransferase, which codes for MEGETAGRRQGVFVAADRTAETGTEAAAEADAVTGFVDVRWGEETTKPFVGRGEAGVKAVYVRPDRWGRGIGTAPLERGLDALPDRVDTVRLEALAENDVGAGFYEARGFERTDAIERDIAGEPRALDVWTKRV
- the thsA gene encoding thermosome subunit alpha: MIVLSEESQRTSGKDAQNMNITAGKAVAESVRTTLGPKGMDKMLVDSGGSVVVTNDGVTILKEMDIDHPAANMIVEVAETQEEEVGDGTTSAVVVAGELLDQAEELLDQDIHATTLAQGYRQASEKAKEILEEEAIEVSPDDRDTLVEIAETAMTGKGAENSKDLLAELVVDSVLAVQDDNGIDTENVSVEKVVGSSIDESELVEGVIVDKERVDENMPFAVEDANVALFDGAVEVKETEIDAEVNVTDPDQLQQFLDQEEEQLREMVDHLVDIGTDVVFVGDGIDDMAQHYLAQEGILAVRRAKSDDLQRLARATGGRVVSNLDDIEADDLGFAGSVAQKDIGGDERIFVEDVEEAKSVTLIIRGGTEHVVDEVERAIEDSLGVVRTTLLDGQVLPGGGAPEAELALQLRDFADSVGGREQLAVEAFADALEVVPRTLAENAGLDPIDSLVDLRSRHDGGEFGAGLDAYTGDVIDMEAEGVVEPLRVKTQAIESATEAAVMILRIDDVIAAGDLKGGGTDDGGDEGGPGGAPGGMGGGMGGMGGMGGAM
- the rio1 gene encoding serine/threonine-protein kinase Rio1, with product MSEDFGLLEPADQPGDEWEQLDVSDTEADRIARRQDREFDEFRKRIKDTEQFKLQESVFDDATLAAVYKLVQDGYVDAFGGPVSTGKEASVFEALGGQAGERPEPGSEAARGGPEGVTPEREVAVKVYRINSSNFRQMRDYLEGDPRFEGIASDKKAVVLAWTRKEFANLKRARKAGVRVPEPIAVQRNVLVMELVGHADDRARRLNEVDVENPETAYEVVREYMRRLYGAGLIHGDLSEYNMIIHDGELVIIDLGQAVTVHHPNAGEFLARDCENVAAFFTRQGIDVDPDDLRDYVTEPDPEPSGEPEGESGGESDRNDD
- a CDS encoding alpha/beta fold hydrolase, which translates into the protein MTSCPTELRTDACTLPDGRTLSYATGGDPDGFPVVVHHGTPGSRLFGALLSAPATEVGVRLLVPDRPGYGRSSPPPSEWFWEDWGKDAVELLDAESIDRAGAVGFSGGGPFALAAATDDRVTRVGLVSTVVLPAENALATLASVPFALRAMFRISKVFASFSGPSAVVSQYTDRSVSDAVADAVATDFHEALDRGARAVERENRSFASASFDPPSDVSVRAWHGTGDENTPLPPVRSLVRERGGTLETVETDHLGALLDCRRTVLEWVSETE